TACCGGCTGTGCGACGCGGACTTCCACACGCTCAACGCGGGCGACGAGCCTCTCGTGGATGCGCTCCGGGAGACGCCGCTCGACGAGTTCGAGGAGCCCGACCGCGTCGCAGAAGCCCGCGAGCACGCCACGGAACTGCTCGATATTCGTGACTCGGCGTCGCTCACGCACCTGTACCGCGAACTCACAGACCGAACAAACATCGAGTGGTATCTCAGCGAGCAGGAGCGAAGAGACCTCGCCCAACTGGAGGACGTCATCGAACAGTACGGGGACAGTGCCGTCCAACCACCGCTCACGCCGGAGTTCATCGACTCGCTCGAACACTACGACTCCCTGTTCGACGAGAGCGGCGCCTCGCCGACGAGTCAGCCGGACGTCGCCGACGACGCGGTCAACGTGATGACCATCCACAAGAGCAAGGGTCTGGACTTCCCGGTCGTCCTCATCCCACAAATCACGGCTGACGAGTGGGCACCGAGTTCACGCACCTACGACGCGCTCGAAACCAGCCTCTCGGACGGAGCAAAGGCAGCGTTCGCCGAGGACTTCGTCGAGCGGGATGCCCGCGAGACCCGCCGCGTGTTCCACGTCGGGATCACGCGTGCCGAAGACATCCTTGTCCTGCAGGGGGCCAGCGAGGAAGGCGACGATGCTGCGGACGAGGATTCGGTTTCAGCGGTGGTCGACGAGATACTGCCGTCTCGAATCCCGTGGCAGCCAGAGCGAGGGCAACTCCCGATCTGGACCGATGTTCAAGAGTGTCTCCCGAACGACGCAGTAGACTGGACGAATACGCTGGCCAGCGAGACTGTCGGAACTGTCGGCGGTACCGTCAGACACGATGGGGAAGAGCTCGCGGTTGGGGTTGCGCGCGACCGTGTGCTAACCCTTGCAACGGCCACGCTCGATGGGAGTCTCTCACCGAGCGCCGAGCGGGAGATGCTCCAGGTTGAGTCGCTGACTGGCCCGTCGACACCGCCACCGTCGCTCTCGCACAGCTACACGTCGCTTTCGGCCTACGAAGAATGCCCGCGGAGTCATTATCTGGACTACGTGGTCAATGCGTTCCCCGATTATCAGGGGACCACAGCCACGAGCGATTCCGGAGGCGGTGTCTCACAACGCGAAATCGGGGTGCTGTTCCACGATACCGCAGAACAAGCCGCGAATCAAGATGCGGAGCGTCGTGAGGGGTGGTACGAAATCTGCGAGCGACTCGCCAGTCAGCGCCGCGCTGGGGACGCCCTCCCAGCAGCAAAACAGTGCATCGACCGGTACTTCGAGTTGGATCTCCCCAGTTACGAGATCATCGACGCGGAGCGAGAGTTCGAGCTCACTATTGATGGGCACGAACTCGTCGGCTACATTGACGCCGTCTACCGGACGCCTGACGACGAGCTGGTCGTCATCGATTACAAGGCAACCGAACGGCACCGCGACCTACGGGACGACAAGCAACTCCCGATCTACCTGTTAGCGTGCGGTGACCTGTACGATGAGCCTGTCGCACGCGCGGGATACGCCTACGTCGGAGACATCGGGCCAAAAGTCGAATCCCGAACGTTCAGCGATGGTGACCTAGAAGCACTCAGAGAAGATGTGACGTCGTCGATGAATGATATTGCGGCGTTCTCGTTCAGTCGGTACACGTCGGGTGAGCACTGCCGGTGGTGTCAGCACAACCAACTCCCCTGCGCGCCGGGCTCATTCACTGTTGGCCCTGGGTTCGAGGAGTGAATCAACCGGCACCACGCGAAGAGCGGTTTCCCGTACATATCGTTCCCATCTCACCTGCATCCCTCGGTAGGTTCGGTGTCTTGGTCGCACTGCGAGAACACTCCGATGATAGCCACCCGAATCCCTAACTCATTATCGCCGCAATCAGTATCCTAAGTATGACCTTTTAACACCGGGAGGAAGAACCCAATACACTCACCGCTGCGGTGGGTCACCCGGTTCGGACTTCGTTGTCGTCTATGGTCGGCGTCGGGTCGGGAAGACGGAACTCCTCAAAGAATTCTGTGCTGACCGTCCCCACATTTGTTTCCTTGCCGCGCAGGAAGCCGAGCATCGACAGCGCGAGAAGTTCCTCGGCCAAGTTGCGGATCACCACCATTCATAATGGATTTTGCTACCTGAACACGGTGGAACAACGAGAGAGCCGGTAGCTCAATCGAGGTCGAGACTCAGCTTTAACGCCTCGTCGACTGCAGCCATCGTGGGTCTGTCGAGTGAACCGACGACCGAATGAATCTGTTCCGGAACCGAGACGGTTCGAATTTGGTCGAGCCGGATTGACGAATCCTTTTCGAGCGGTGACCCGTCAGCCCCGACGAACACCTCGAACGGATACTCGCGGTAGGTTCCCGTGACGGGCGCGACGATGGTCGTGTTGGAGTTTCGGTTTCCGATATCGTTTTGAATGACCACGGCTGGCCGCGTTTTTTATAGAGAGCAAGGAGAATACCTGCGGCTTTAGCCGCAGGATGAATCCGACAACTCCTCCACAACCCACCGCCGATAGCACGGCTAGATATTCCACCGTTCTCAAACCGAACCTTTACAAGAAACACAAGTATAAGTGATTATAGAGGCGTTCAGAATGCTGGAAATCCATCGAACCCACCGAGCGAAAATCCTCAACCACAACCAAGTGGCTGAGATGCTCGACAGGCACGGGTGGAGTGCCAGCAAACTCTGGAACGTCGCTAATTACCACTCTCGACAAGAGTGGGATGATACGGGTGAGATTCCCGACCGCGGCGACCTCAAAGACGAGTTGAAAGGTCACTCAAAATACAAGGGATTGCACTCGCAGTCCAGTCAGCGCGTTCTGGAGGAACTCGCTGAAGCCTTCAACTCGTGGTACGAAAAGAGGAAGTCTGACAATCGAGCGAATCCGCCCGGCTACCGCAAGAAAAACTACTACGACGACCACGGCAACCGCGTCCACGAAGAACACCCGCGTAGCACGGTGACGTGGAAACAAAACGGCATCAAACACGACACGAAGAACAACCGTGTCCGTCTCTCAAAGGGCGCGAATCACAAGGAACACCCGAAAGCATGGGAATACATCCTTGTCGAATACGAAACCCGTCCCGGCGTCACTGTTGAGAACCTCCAACAGGTTCGCGCCGTCTACGACAAGTCAAAGGGTCGGTGGGAACTGCACCTCGTCTGCAAGGATGAAATCGAGACACCCACCGCACCCGGAAACGAGACAGCGGGTATCGACCTCGGCATCTGTAACTTCGCGGCGGTCACGTACAGCACTGAACAAGCCGACCTCTACCCCGGCAACCGGTTGAAACAGGACGGGTACTACTTCCCGAAAGAAATCGCCAAGTGCGACGACTCGGGTGGTGAAGAAGCGACTCGTCTCCACGCGAAGTGGTCGGAGCGCCGCACCCACTTTTTCCACTCGTTAGCGAAACACATCGTTGAGAAGTGTATCGAGCGTGGTGTTGGGCGTATCAACATCGGGAAGCTCGCTGGTGTCCGTGAAGACGACAACGGCGAGTCGAAGAACTGGGGGCGGCACGGCAACCTCGACCTGCACGGCTGGGCGTTCGACAGGTTCTCGAACATCCTCGAATAGTATGTGTTTACCCCGAGGATGCAACAGCGGGTACGGTCTGAGCTCGTGAAATCATCTCGTTGTTTCGAGCGATTCGCTTGAACTCGTCGTAGGGATTGCGTCCCTGCTGGCGGCACGTCGCCAGCAGGGACAGCAGCGTCTCATGCACGAACATACCGCGGTCGTTCCGGAGTGTTCCGATGATTTTCCGGAGAACCACTGGCTCACGGAGCGCATTTTCAGCGGCGTTGTTCGTTGGGGAGACCGCTGGCTCACCGATAAAGGTGAGCCAGTGGTCGAGGCCTCCTTCGATCTTGCCGAGTAGTGTTGCCACTGGTCCGTCAGGAACTGACCGTTCTATCAGCGATTCAAGCTCTCTCCGCGCCACACGTTGGAGTTCTGCTCGCTCGCGGACTGTCAAGTCGCTCTCCAGCCGGGTCTGGAG
The genomic region above belongs to Natronomonas moolapensis 8.8.11 and contains:
- a CDS encoding ATP-dependent helicase; the encoded protein is MSDETEYPSWFPVPEEDVSPEPQQETIIDSEAYPMRVLAGAGTGKTFTMVRKIEHLIDEEDVSPDRILALTFTNNAADSMREKLNAKLGTAGYDIDAYTYHSICNEILTDYAYEAGIDPDFEVATDAEKYAVVLDVLDDIEYRSVKPNVYGSDGYASGAASKLLSFIGSMKRSGITPDDIDTFLGPADRVYELVDLSECVEAIASDHLGGRSVSSVLGSLPDVRVDLVEERDALGTDGMEASVRDFLDRLVDLCDALEVAFEAHEAGNQELPDSAYKLPKYLLGGYANGAPKGIPGDIDLELTDHLDSFLSDCLTARDLTPGYAAYERELDERNLIDFDGLVVETAALMESPVGEEIADRWDYVFCDEFQDTDRLQFDLVTSLVTDDNLFVVGDDDQAIYEWRGANVANITDELDRAFAALEDEPLEENFRSRQPILNLANEAIQKLDHRERHKTLTRVDEPAYDGDTVATVELPDEDDDSDAAPQLRTVVQNLLSGAAEKLDETYDPGDIALLVRKNDHATPVIEEFEDAGIPYRVAGDLATESVGVGTVTAYLKALARPEDEVSWNRVLLMRYRLCDADFHTLNAGDEPLVDALRETPLDEFEEPDRVAEAREHATELLDIRDSASLTHLYRELTDRTNIEWYLSEQERRDLAQLEDVIEQYGDSAVQPPLTPEFIDSLEHYDSLFDESGASPTSQPDVADDAVNVMTIHKSKGLDFPVVLIPQITADEWAPSSRTYDALETSLSDGAKAAFAEDFVERDARETRRVFHVGITRAEDILVLQGASEEGDDAADEDSVSAVVDEILPSRIPWQPERGQLPIWTDVQECLPNDAVDWTNTLASETVGTVGGTVRHDGEELAVGVARDRVLTLATATLDGSLSPSAEREMLQVESLTGPSTPPPSLSHSYTSLSAYEECPRSHYLDYVVNAFPDYQGTTATSDSGGGVSQREIGVLFHDTAEQAANQDAERREGWYEICERLASQRRAGDALPAAKQCIDRYFELDLPSYEIIDAEREFELTIDGHELVGYIDAVYRTPDDELVVIDYKATERHRDLRDDKQLPIYLLACGDLYDEPVARAGYAYVGDIGPKVESRTFSDGDLEALREDVTSSMNDIAAFSFSRYTSGEHCRWCQHNQLPCAPGSFTVGPGFEE